A genomic stretch from Cloacibacterium caeni includes:
- a CDS encoding TolC family protein, with protein MIKWKRLALGIFSVSSTLAYSQQTVTLKQAIEFALQNKADALKARLDITNADAKILEAKAGALPKVTGNANITYNPIIQEVSLAGQTFKMGQPWVAVAGVQLQQALFNQQVFIGLKAAKSTKEFYQLNANLTEEQIIERVSNAYFQVFTAQEQKNTLESSYSSTEKVRNVIKSLYDNGLSKKIDLDRTNVNLTNIETNIKQSNNGITQAENALKFYMGMPIETKIQLVQGDMAVTPHLLDETVNTDERTEVKVLLKNKELLEYQKKATIANYYPTVNLTANYNWQGLGEKFPLTNGSSKGVMWSDYSAIGLGINIPIFNGFATKAKVQQNQIEIDKLEIDIKDTKLGLDQAYQNAKAQIENSLATLESQKANVKLAEDVLANTKSNYQYGLATLTDLLDAENSLVQAKNNYTTAILDYKIAEVQYYKSKGELKNYLK; from the coding sequence ATGATAAAGTGGAAAAGATTAGCTTTAGGTATTTTTTCTGTTTCAAGTACTTTAGCGTACTCTCAGCAGACGGTTACCTTAAAACAAGCTATAGAATTTGCTTTGCAAAATAAAGCAGATGCTCTAAAAGCTAGGCTAGATATTACCAATGCAGATGCAAAAATTCTAGAAGCAAAAGCTGGCGCATTACCAAAAGTAACTGGGAATGCTAATATTACATATAATCCGATTATTCAGGAGGTTTCTCTTGCTGGGCAAACTTTCAAAATGGGACAGCCTTGGGTTGCTGTTGCGGGAGTTCAGTTACAACAAGCACTTTTTAATCAACAGGTTTTTATTGGTTTAAAAGCGGCGAAATCTACCAAAGAATTTTATCAATTGAATGCAAATCTTACCGAAGAGCAAATTATTGAGAGGGTTTCTAATGCATATTTTCAGGTTTTTACAGCTCAAGAGCAGAAAAATACTTTAGAAAGCAGCTATAGCAGTACAGAGAAAGTAAGAAATGTAATTAAGAGTTTGTATGATAACGGTTTATCAAAAAAAATAGATTTAGATAGAACTAATGTTAACCTTACCAACATAGAAACTAACATAAAACAAAGTAATAATGGCATTACACAAGCCGAAAATGCTTTGAAATTCTACATGGGAATGCCTATTGAAACCAAAATACAACTGGTGCAAGGAGATATGGCTGTAACTCCACATCTTTTAGACGAAACTGTAAATACTGACGAAAGAACAGAAGTAAAGGTTTTGCTAAAAAATAAAGAACTTCTTGAATATCAGAAAAAAGCAACTATAGCAAATTATTATCCTACAGTTAATCTAACGGCTAACTATAATTGGCAAGGATTAGGAGAGAAGTTTCCTTTAACTAATGGAAGTTCAAAAGGGGTAATGTGGTCAGATTATTCTGCAATAGGATTGGGTATTAATATTCCTATTTTTAATGGATTTGCTACAAAAGCAAAAGTTCAGCAAAATCAAATTGAAATTGATAAACTCGAAATTGATATTAAAGATACCAAACTTGGACTAGACCAAGCTTATCAAAACGCAAAAGCTCAGATTGAAAATAGCCTTGCAACTTTAGAAAGCCAAAAAGCGAATGTGAAATTGGCAGAAGATGTTTTAGCAAATACAAAAAGCAATTATCAATACGGTTTGGCAACACTTACAGATTTATTAGACGCCGAAAATTCTTTAGTACAAGCTAAAAATAACTACACAACAGCGATTTTAGATTATAAAATTGCCGAAGTACAATACTACAAATCAAAAGGAGAACTTAAAAATTATTTAAAATAA
- a CDS encoding CsgE family curli-type amyloid fiber assembly protein, producing MFLQNLTIDETKTRAGKDFYDNFYIKINQMNKKYNKTISIIELPTFARNTQIQIFVEDRLINQFLVNPSEEFLENQVNFTINILDELFANDQNFKKEFSY from the coding sequence ATATTTTTACAAAATCTTACAATAGACGAAACTAAAACAAGAGCGGGAAAAGATTTTTATGATAATTTCTACATAAAAATTAATCAAATGAATAAAAAATACAATAAGACAATCTCCATTATAGAGCTGCCAACTTTTGCAAGAAATACCCAAATTCAAATTTTTGTAGAAGATAGATTAATCAATCAATTTTTGGTAAATCCATCTGAAGAGTTTTTAGAGAATCAAGTAAATTTTACAATCAATATACTTGATGAGCTTTTTGCCAATGATCAAAATTTCAAAAAAGAATTTTCCTACTAA
- the dnaE gene encoding DNA polymerase III subunit alpha → MYLIFDTETTGLPQNFNAPISDSDNWPRMVQIAWQLHDDEGKLIENQDYIIKPEGYDIPFNATRIHGISTKMAKEEGKDLAWVLEEFKKALEKTKVGVGHNIDFDYKIVGAEFFRKEIENNLQEIPKADTMELGTDFCALPGGRGGRFKSPKLGELFEKLYSYQFDEAHNAAADVNATAQIFFEMARQRIIPAEKMLWTDAQFQQFQKIWSEPIKPFDIVIRRQVADSKKKKSTVDFGDTKEVEIGDYFHFHNHTIYSTLAATSHFNELIKVAAENDFKAVGMVDLGNLMGAFKFVSEVEKYNGDLKKKKAEAEEKGEEFTKTPLIPILGCEFYISERPEQKQFTKDDPDRRTNMVLLAKNFQGYKNLAKLSSLGFTNGYYAGVPRISKKQIAEYKENLIAVTAGIYGDVPNAILNFGEQKGEEVFLWWKEQFGDDFYVQIQNHDIEEEEHLNEVLLELADKHDVKILAQNETFYTKKEDAKIQDIITCIKDGERVSTPIGKGFGKRKGLANDHYYVQNPEELKQTFRQFPDAFEAYTDFLQKFKPYTLKRDVLLPKFDIPEEFQSEEDLKDGGKRGENAYLRHLTYEGARKKYDEITPEIAERLDFELEVIANTGYPGYFLIVQDFCNEARKMGVSVGPGRGSAAGSAVAYCIGITNVDPIKYDLLFERFLNPERISMPDIDIDFDDEGRDAIIKWVIEKYGQMNVAQIITYSVLGGKSAIKDAGRVLDVSIPDTNAIAKLIPETPGMNIAKALNKPEKLKPEDKPLAEEMKAILANPNDSRHQVLASAQKMEGCIRNTGIHACGVIITPEDISNLVPISIAAKDAGILVSQFDNSVAESAGLLKMDFLGLRTLTIIKDAIKLIKQRHGIEINTDEIPLDDKKTYELFKEGRTIGIFQYESAGMQKYMRELKPTVFADLIAMNALYRPGPIKYIPNFINRKHGLEEIVYDLPETEEYLKETYGITVYQEQVMLLSQKLANFTKGEADTLRKAMGKKQKDVLDKMYPKFIEGGKKNNLNEEKLNKIWKDWEAFAEYAFNKSHSTCYALIAYHTAYLKANYPAEYMASVMSNNINNTKQITLFMEDCRTIGVDVLGPDVNESQFQFAVNEKGQIRFGLGAIKGMGEAPSEAIYLERQNGRFKDIYDFFERMPSSQVNKRVVESLVIAGAFDELDSYHRAQYFDVDNAGRTNIEKLLRYGQSFQDNKNSVENSLFADFADEVQIERPKLLPCAEWQNMHKLNREKEIIGFYLSAHPLDEYKFQYKFINGEFSKNFVLEDNKKDEIAPNDLSAKILDEETDDDESIDISLEVSEDEELVEESSAKKAEPKGNFNFLNLDEIDAFKEQLFPAGSLFEAPKDWKERQKMFDNAREYTVSGLITEMILRDGKNSGEKICFLTLEDYTGSYSFRLGDRDYMKLREKIAKDRFVIVKMKFTQGSEGRVFTNVTDIMDLKDAFEKYAKSLSLIIPVNELNKTDLEFFKNQLLAEKGEHKLNVFLQNPLDNTFVEARALNQTININNQLLEKIHEFGKFEIYLN, encoded by the coding sequence ATGTACTTGATTTTTGATACGGAAACTACTGGTTTACCCCAAAACTTTAACGCACCCATCTCAGATTCAGATAATTGGCCAAGAATGGTGCAGATTGCGTGGCAATTGCATGATGATGAAGGTAAATTAATTGAAAATCAGGATTATATCATTAAGCCTGAAGGGTATGATATTCCTTTTAACGCGACCAGAATTCACGGTATTTCTACCAAAATGGCCAAAGAAGAAGGAAAGGATTTGGCATGGGTTTTAGAAGAATTTAAAAAAGCATTAGAGAAAACAAAAGTTGGTGTTGGTCACAATATTGATTTTGATTATAAAATTGTAGGCGCAGAGTTTTTTAGAAAAGAAATCGAAAATAATCTTCAAGAAATTCCCAAAGCTGATACGATGGAGTTGGGAACTGATTTCTGTGCTTTGCCAGGAGGAAGAGGAGGAAGATTTAAATCTCCAAAACTAGGCGAGCTTTTTGAAAAATTATACAGTTACCAGTTTGATGAAGCGCACAATGCAGCGGCAGACGTAAATGCAACCGCTCAGATTTTCTTCGAAATGGCGAGACAACGCATTATTCCTGCAGAGAAAATGCTCTGGACAGATGCTCAGTTTCAGCAATTTCAGAAAATTTGGAGTGAGCCGATTAAACCGTTTGATATTGTTATTAGAAGGCAAGTTGCAGATTCTAAGAAAAAGAAATCTACTGTAGATTTTGGCGATACCAAAGAAGTAGAAATTGGCGATTATTTCCATTTTCATAATCATACCATTTATTCTACACTTGCCGCTACTTCTCATTTTAATGAACTGATAAAAGTAGCTGCCGAAAACGATTTTAAGGCAGTCGGAATGGTAGATTTAGGAAATTTGATGGGTGCTTTCAAGTTTGTTTCCGAAGTTGAAAAATACAACGGTGACCTCAAAAAAAAGAAAGCAGAAGCTGAAGAAAAAGGCGAAGAATTTACAAAAACACCATTAATTCCTATTCTCGGTTGTGAGTTTTATATTTCAGAAAGACCAGAGCAAAAACAATTTACCAAAGATGATCCAGATAGAAGAACAAACATGGTTCTTTTGGCGAAAAATTTTCAAGGATATAAAAATCTAGCAAAACTATCGAGTTTAGGTTTTACCAACGGTTATTACGCTGGTGTACCAAGGATTTCTAAAAAGCAAATTGCAGAGTATAAAGAGAATTTGATTGCTGTTACAGCAGGGATTTATGGAGATGTTCCAAATGCGATTTTAAATTTCGGAGAACAAAAAGGAGAGGAAGTTTTTCTTTGGTGGAAAGAACAGTTTGGGGATGATTTCTATGTGCAAATTCAGAATCATGACATTGAAGAAGAAGAGCACTTAAACGAAGTTTTATTAGAATTAGCCGATAAACATGATGTGAAAATTTTAGCACAGAATGAAACTTTTTATACCAAAAAAGAAGATGCTAAAATTCAGGATATTATTACCTGTATCAAAGACGGAGAAAGAGTTTCTACGCCTATTGGTAAAGGATTTGGGAAGCGAAAAGGTTTAGCGAATGATCATTATTATGTGCAAAATCCTGAGGAATTGAAGCAAACTTTTCGTCAGTTTCCTGATGCTTTCGAAGCTTACACAGACTTTTTACAAAAATTTAAACCTTATACTTTAAAAAGAGATGTTTTGCTTCCAAAATTTGATATTCCAGAAGAGTTTCAAAGCGAAGAAGATTTAAAAGATGGTGGTAAACGTGGTGAAAATGCTTATTTAAGACATCTGACTTACGAAGGTGCTAGAAAAAAATATGATGAAATTACGCCAGAAATTGCTGAACGTTTAGATTTTGAACTCGAAGTTATTGCGAATACAGGTTATCCTGGTTACTTTTTGATTGTTCAGGATTTCTGTAACGAAGCCCGAAAAATGGGAGTTTCAGTTGGGCCTGGTCGTGGTTCTGCGGCAGGTTCTGCCGTTGCATATTGCATCGGAATTACGAATGTAGACCCTATTAAATATGATTTACTTTTTGAGCGTTTCTTGAATCCAGAACGTATTTCTATGCCCGATATTGATATCGATTTTGATGATGAAGGAAGAGATGCTATCATAAAATGGGTAATTGAAAAATACGGACAAATGAATGTAGCTCAGATTATTACGTACTCTGTTCTCGGCGGAAAATCCGCGATTAAAGATGCAGGAAGAGTTCTGGATGTTTCGATTCCTGATACGAATGCGATTGCGAAATTAATTCCTGAAACTCCGGGAATGAATATTGCAAAAGCATTGAACAAACCAGAAAAATTAAAACCAGAAGATAAACCTTTAGCCGAGGAAATGAAGGCGATTTTAGCGAATCCGAATGATTCTCGTCATCAAGTTTTGGCTTCGGCACAGAAAATGGAAGGTTGCATCAGAAATACTGGAATTCATGCTTGTGGAGTAATTATTACACCAGAAGATATTTCGAATTTAGTTCCGATTTCTATCGCGGCAAAAGATGCGGGAATTTTGGTGTCACAGTTTGATAACTCGGTAGCAGAAAGTGCTGGTTTATTGAAAATGGACTTTCTAGGTTTAAGAACGTTAACCATCATTAAAGATGCGATAAAACTCATTAAGCAACGTCACGGAATTGAAATTAATACTGATGAAATTCCATTAGATGATAAAAAAACCTACGAACTTTTCAAAGAAGGAAGAACGATTGGGATTTTCCAATATGAAAGTGCGGGAATGCAAAAATACATGCGCGAACTGAAACCTACGGTTTTTGCAGATTTAATTGCGATGAATGCTTTGTACAGACCTGGACCAATAAAATACATCCCGAATTTCATTAACAGAAAACACGGTCTGGAAGAAATTGTTTACGACTTACCAGAAACCGAAGAATATTTAAAAGAAACCTACGGAATTACGGTTTATCAGGAACAGGTAATGTTGCTTTCTCAGAAATTGGCGAATTTCACCAAAGGTGAAGCGGATACGCTAAGAAAAGCAATGGGTAAAAAACAGAAAGACGTTCTGGATAAAATGTACCCGAAATTTATTGAAGGTGGAAAAAAGAATAATCTTAACGAAGAAAAGCTCAATAAAATTTGGAAAGACTGGGAAGCGTTTGCAGAATATGCATTTAACAAATCTCACTCCACTTGTTATGCTTTAATTGCTTACCATACTGCTTATCTCAAAGCCAATTATCCTGCGGAATATATGGCGAGTGTGATGAGTAATAACATTAACAACACAAAGCAAATTACGCTTTTTATGGAAGATTGCAGAACGATTGGGGTAGATGTTTTAGGGCCAGATGTTAATGAATCTCAGTTCCAATTTGCGGTGAACGAAAAAGGGCAAATCAGATTTGGTTTGGGAGCGATTAAAGGAATGGGAGAAGCTCCTTCTGAAGCTATTTATTTGGAAAGACAAAACGGAAGATTCAAAGATATTTATGATTTTTTTGAAAGAATGCCTTCTTCGCAAGTCAATAAAAGAGTAGTGGAAAGTTTGGTGATTGCAGGAGCTTTTGACGAATTAGATTCTTATCACAGAGCGCAATATTTTGATGTGGACAATGCGGGAAGAACCAATATTGAAAAGCTTTTGCGTTACGGGCAATCGTTTCAAGACAATAAAAATTCGGTGGAAAACTCACTTTTTGCAGATTTTGCAGATGAGGTTCAGATAGAAAGGCCGAAACTTTTACCTTGTGCAGAATGGCAAAATATGCATAAACTCAATCGTGAGAAAGAAATCATTGGTTTCTATCTTTCGGCGCATCCTTTAGATGAATATAAGTTCCAGTATAAGTTTATCAATGGAGAATTTTCTAAAAATTTCGTTTTAGAAGACAATAAAAAAGATGAAATTGCTCCAAATGACTTGTCAGCTAAGATTTTAGATGAGGAAACAGACGATGATGAAAGCATTGATATAAGTTTAGAAGTTTCAGAAGATGAAGAATTGGTAGAAGAATCTTCTGCGAAAAAAGCTGAACCAAAAGGAAACTTCAATTTCTTGAATTTAGACGAAATTGATGCGTTTAAAGAGCAATTATTTCCTGCAGGAAGTCTTTTTGAAGCGCCAAAAGATTGGAAGGAAAGACAAAAAATGTTTGATAATGCTAGAGAATACACGGTTTCTGGCTTGATTACCGAAATGATTTTGCGAGATGGGAAAAATTCTGGCGAAAAGATTTGTTTCTTGACTTTAGAAGATTACACAGGAAGTTACAGTTTCAGATTAGGTGATAGAGATTATATGAAGTTGCGTGAAAAAATTGCCAAAGACCGATTTGTCATCGTAAAAATGAAGTTCACGCAAGGAAGCGAAGGAAGAGTTTTCACCAATGTTACAGATATTATGGATTTGAAAGATGCTTTCGAAAAGTATGCTAAATCGCTGTCACTAATTATTCCCGTAAATGAACTGAATAAAACGGATTTAGAATTTTTTAAAAACCAATTATTAGCAGAAAAAGGAGAACATAAGCTGAATGTTTTTCTCCAGAATCCTTTAGACAATACTTTTGTGGAAGCGAGGGCTTTAAATCAAACGATTAATATTAATAATCAATTGCTTGAAAAAATTCATGAATTTGGAAAATTTGAAATTTATTTAAACTAA
- a CDS encoding carboxypeptidase regulatory-like domain-containing protein, whose translation MKNFLKLTIILVALFSLFSCREDLISKTKTATLRGVVTAKESGTPLSNVRITTSPTTEAVTTDASGTFEIKDIPLGDYSLKAEADGYVTKAMGISIKTEGQISSVAIELLDDKTLNSSPAIPDLITPANNTVDQPLSINFSWNCSDPDTKDILKYTLILKNSSNTDVIEINDIKEKNYEVKNLKYGTTYFWQVIVNDGVNTPVYSVSNKFTTSNSPLNRLHYVQNNNGKLTLVSNNLENTNLFTLKENAWRPRKNNSANLIAYLKSVAGDIHIFTSKPDGSAEFQVTKIPIGGFNSKELDYSWNQGGTQLIYGSFDKLYKINKDGTGTTLIYTAPAGEFITECDWSYDEAKIAVKTNNINGYNSNIRILDMVGNVLTTIVNNSIGAVGGINFSVDGKKFIFCQDVSNYQDSSYRQLDTRIFLYEFTTATLTDLSDLSKKTLGTNDLDPRFSPNNAEIIFTNTSNDGISTKNIQKISLDLSLQNLQRTTLFTNAEMPDWQ comes from the coding sequence ATGAAAAATTTCTTAAAATTAACCATAATTCTGGTTGCATTATTTAGTTTATTTTCTTGTAGAGAAGATTTAATTTCTAAGACTAAAACAGCCACACTAAGAGGTGTAGTAACGGCAAAAGAATCAGGAACTCCGCTTTCTAATGTTAGAATCACCACTTCTCCCACTACAGAAGCAGTGACTACGGATGCTAGTGGAACCTTTGAAATTAAAGATATTCCACTTGGAGATTATTCATTAAAAGCAGAAGCTGATGGTTACGTTACAAAAGCAATGGGGATTTCTATAAAAACTGAAGGGCAAATATCTTCTGTGGCAATAGAATTATTAGATGACAAAACCCTCAATTCATCACCTGCTATTCCTGATTTAATTACTCCTGCGAATAATACGGTAGATCAACCTTTAAGTATTAACTTTTCATGGAACTGCTCAGATCCTGACACAAAAGATATTTTGAAATACACACTTATTTTAAAGAATAGCAGCAATACAGATGTAATTGAAATCAATGATATTAAAGAAAAAAATTACGAAGTTAAAAATCTAAAATATGGAACCACGTATTTTTGGCAAGTTATTGTAAATGATGGAGTAAACACCCCAGTTTATAGCGTTAGTAATAAATTCACCACCTCTAATTCTCCTTTAAATAGGCTTCATTATGTACAAAATAACAACGGAAAACTCACTTTAGTTTCTAATAACTTAGAAAACACCAATCTTTTTACTTTAAAAGAAAATGCGTGGAGGCCAAGAAAAAACAATAGCGCTAACTTAATCGCTTATCTCAAATCCGTTGCAGGAGATATCCATATATTTACAAGCAAACCAGATGGTTCTGCAGAATTTCAAGTAACTAAAATTCCTATAGGAGGATTTAATTCTAAAGAATTAGACTACTCTTGGAACCAAGGTGGAACCCAATTAATCTATGGCAGTTTTGACAAATTGTATAAAATAAATAAGGATGGAACGGGAACCACTTTAATTTACACAGCGCCTGCAGGAGAATTCATTACTGAATGTGATTGGAGTTACGACGAGGCTAAAATTGCAGTTAAAACTAACAATATTAATGGCTACAATTCTAATATTAGAATCTTAGATATGGTAGGAAATGTGTTGACAACCATAGTTAATAATAGTATAGGTGCAGTAGGCGGAATAAACTTTTCGGTAGATGGAAAAAAATTCATTTTCTGTCAAGATGTTTCTAATTATCAAGATTCCAGTTATAGACAACTAGACACTAGAATTTTCTTATATGAATTTACTACAGCTACCCTTACAGATTTGTCTGATTTAAGCAAAAAAACATTAGGAACCAATGATTTAGATCCTAGATTCTCTCCTAATAATGCAGAAATAATCTTCACCAACACTTCTAATGATGGTATTTCAACAAAAAATATACAAAAAATATCACTAGACTTGTCTCTTCAGAATTTACAAAGAACTACATTGTTTACTAATGCAGAAATGCCAGACTGGCAATAA
- a CDS encoding curli production assembly/transport component CsgF, with product MKKIIALCFLLAFAENNAQQFVYKPLNPNFGGETFNYQMLLSSANAQNQFDNNDNALRDFNINSLDNFTESLNRQLLSQLSQKIFQEQFGTGDLKPGVYNFGSLYIEITNGSGGLYINILNTTTGEQSQIFIPQ from the coding sequence ATGAAAAAAATTATCGCCTTATGTTTTCTTTTAGCATTTGCCGAAAATAATGCTCAACAGTTTGTCTATAAACCTTTAAACCCTAATTTCGGAGGAGAAACATTTAACTATCAAATGTTACTAAGTTCTGCTAATGCTCAAAATCAGTTTGATAATAATGATAACGCTTTACGTGATTTTAATATCAATAGTTTAGATAATTTTACAGAGTCTCTTAACCGTCAATTATTAAGCCAATTATCTCAAAAAATTTTCCAAGAACAATTTGGCACAGGAGATTTAAAACCTGGCGTTTACAATTTCGGTTCACTTTATATTGAGATTACCAATGGTTCTGGTGGTTTGTACATTAATATTCTAAATACAACCACTGGTGAACAATCACAAATCTTTATACCTCAATAA
- a CDS encoding response regulator transcription factor has protein sequence MMTRIFLFEEQQLFNEALQFFINSQPNYSVVGSHSNEGSLLECLYGVNADIILFGISMMSPNSHFMIEQIKNEFKNLKIIVLNDGLDIKEIRRLYKIGVHGFLEKKSHNGELLNSIDSVMSGKIYLDVKIRERFFSEYFDNSPCKNSVKMVQGLLTIREKDVMRLICEGYNSKEIAEELFISINTVETHRKKIIQKFNVKNSIGIVRFAMQNNMI, from the coding sequence ATGATGACTCGTATTTTTCTTTTTGAAGAACAACAGCTTTTTAATGAAGCCTTGCAGTTTTTTATTAATTCACAGCCAAATTATAGTGTTGTTGGTTCTCATAGTAATGAAGGTTCTTTACTAGAATGTCTTTATGGAGTAAATGCTGACATTATTTTATTTGGCATTAGTATGATGAGTCCTAATTCTCACTTTATGATAGAACAAATTAAAAATGAATTTAAAAATCTTAAAATTATTGTTCTAAATGATGGTTTAGATATTAAAGAGATTAGAAGACTCTATAAAATTGGAGTGCATGGTTTTTTAGAAAAAAAATCTCATAACGGGGAACTTCTTAATTCTATAGATTCTGTGATGAGTGGTAAAATATATTTAGATGTAAAAATAAGAGAGCGTTTTTTTTCAGAATATTTTGATAATAGCCCATGTAAAAATTCGGTAAAAATGGTTCAAGGCTTACTAACAATTAGAGAAAAAGATGTTATGAGACTTATTTGTGAAGGTTATAATAGTAAAGAAATTGCAGAAGAGTTATTTATAAGTATAAATACTGTAGAAACTCATCGAAAAAAAATTATTCAGAAATTTAATGTGAAAAATTCAATTGGTATTGTAAGATTTGCAATGCAGAATAATATGATTTAG
- a CDS encoding TetR/AcrR family transcriptional regulator produces MDDKKCFLEKLFELFHIYGVKTLTMDDIAKEFSISKKTLYQKYSHKEDLICDVLDFMSKEGLDEVDRIRQEYRCPIESLLVSGARMDEITCKEKNIFDIQLLKYYPDIFHSHQVSISVRIIKILKEDYKKGVEIGYFREDVSIDLYIKFLITLFFSADVSPLFTGETDKKSLSVAMKLLYLDAIVTDEGKQRLNELKEKYQYSNI; encoded by the coding sequence ATGGATGATAAAAAATGTTTTTTAGAAAAATTGTTTGAGTTGTTTCATATATATGGCGTGAAAACATTAACAATGGACGATATTGCAAAAGAGTTTTCTATCTCTAAGAAAACTTTGTATCAGAAATATAGCCATAAAGAAGATTTAATTTGTGATGTTTTAGATTTTATGTCAAAAGAAGGACTTGATGAGGTCGATAGAATAAGACAAGAATACAGATGTCCTATTGAATCTCTTCTTGTTTCTGGTGCTAGAATGGATGAAATAACTTGTAAAGAAAAGAATATATTCGATATACAATTATTAAAGTATTATCCAGATATTTTTCATTCTCACCAAGTTTCTATTTCTGTAAGGATTATTAAAATTTTAAAAGAAGATTATAAAAAAGGTGTTGAAATTGGTTATTTCAGGGAGGATGTTTCAATAGATTTATACATTAAATTTTTAATTACCTTATTTTTTTCAGCAGATGTTTCTCCTCTTTTTACAGGAGAGACAGATAAGAAAAGTCTTTCTGTAGCTATGAAATTATTATACTTAGATGCAATAGTTACGGATGAAGGCAAACAAAGACTAAATGAATTAAAAGAAAAATATCAATACAGTAATATTTAA
- a CDS encoding CsgG/HfaB family protein → MKWTHQFLFLIATAFITSCATLLKIPDGKSDPKLGEKTNLQFPIKKLPPPKEKIVVGVYKFRDQTGQYKPTENGSSFSTAIPQGITSILIKVLEDSNWFIPIERENVANLLNERQIIRTTKQEYSQNNKNNSNQQLPPLLFAGVLLEGGVISYDTNVLTGGLGARYFGIGASTQYRQDRISVYLRAVSTMNGKVLKSVYVDKTILSTTLNGSIFKYVDTEKLLESEVGITQNEPVQIAVKEAIEKAVQALIIEGIQDKIWEPDPNSIKETDAAINAIKEEQKQVDFLANKAKYYDVKGKHYSIIGMVEANTLQGDYESPTTTPGLRFGIRYNFNRFWNINLSSAFITLENKEILRRRYQATDLNLEYLMLPANKFSPFLFAGGGFIVNREPMKFKYQLGGGFEYFLKDFSIRLQSQYDLGFDDDWDTKINGDLNDRALRFGLGISYHFRKK, encoded by the coding sequence ATGAAATGGACACATCAATTTTTATTTTTAATTGCCACAGCTTTTATTACAAGTTGTGCCACTTTACTTAAAATACCCGATGGTAAATCTGATCCAAAGCTAGGAGAAAAAACTAATCTGCAATTTCCAATTAAAAAATTACCACCTCCAAAAGAAAAAATTGTAGTAGGAGTTTATAAATTCAGAGACCAAACTGGCCAATACAAACCTACAGAAAACGGCAGCAGTTTTAGTACAGCAATTCCGCAGGGAATAACTTCTATTCTTATAAAAGTTCTAGAAGACAGTAATTGGTTTATCCCTATAGAAAGAGAAAATGTAGCCAATTTATTAAACGAAAGACAAATCATAAGAACTACAAAACAAGAGTATAGCCAAAATAATAAAAACAATAGCAACCAACAGTTGCCTCCATTACTCTTTGCGGGTGTTTTGTTAGAGGGCGGAGTAATTTCTTATGACACCAATGTTTTAACTGGAGGATTAGGCGCTAGATACTTTGGGATAGGCGCCTCTACACAATACAGACAAGATAGAATATCTGTTTACCTAAGAGCGGTTTCTACCATGAATGGAAAAGTTTTAAAATCTGTGTATGTAGATAAAACTATACTCTCTACCACTTTAAACGGAAGTATTTTTAAATACGTAGACACAGAGAAACTTCTAGAATCAGAAGTAGGAATCACCCAAAACGAACCCGTACAAATTGCAGTAAAAGAAGCTATTGAAAAAGCAGTACAAGCACTCATCATCGAAGGAATTCAAGACAAAATATGGGAGCCAGACCCTAATTCCATAAAAGAAACAGATGCTGCAATAAACGCAATTAAAGAAGAACAAAAACAAGTGGATTTTTTAGCAAACAAAGCTAAATATTATGATGTAAAAGGAAAACACTACTCTATCATTGGAATGGTAGAAGCAAATACTCTTCAAGGAGATTACGAATCGCCCACTACTACTCCCGGTCTACGATTTGGCATAAGATATAATTTTAATAGATTTTGGAACATAAATCTTTCTTCTGCTTTTATAACCTTGGAAAACAAAGAAATCCTAAGACGCAGATATCAAGCTACTGACCTAAATTTAGAATATCTAATGCTTCCTGCCAATAAATTCTCACCATTTCTTTTTGCAGGAGGAGGTTTTATAGTTAATAGAGAACCAATGAAATTTAAGTATCAATTAGGTGGAGGTTTTGAATATTTCTTAAAAGATTTCTCTATAAGATTACAGTCACAATATGATTTAGGTTTTGATGATGATTGGGATACTAAAATAAATGGAGACTTAAACGACAGAGCTTTACGATTTGGACTAGGAATCTCCTATCACTTCAGAAAAAAATAA